Proteins from one Aspergillus nidulans FGSC A4 chromosome VIII genomic window:
- a CDS encoding proteasome regulatory particle base subunit RPN1 (transcript_id=CADANIAT00002622), which translates to MAKEGERSAPADKGKGKVDDVKDLGGSKEKPEEKTQGNGKKKDDEPQEEELSEEDQQLKSELEMLVERLQEPDTSLYGPALDAIKTFIKTSTSSMTAVPKPLKFLRPHYDDLAALYDKWSAGATKDSLADMLSVLGMTYGDEEKLETLKYRLLTKSDDLGSWGHEYVRHLALEIGQEYQNRVNDEKEVDDLIKLAVSLVPYFLRHNAEADAVDLMSELEIIEEIPQFVDENTYSRVCLYMVSMVPLLTYPEDHQFLRTAHEIYVRYKELTKAIVLAIRLNDVDLIKSDLEATSDRSLKKQMAFLVSRQQIWLDDLGDDEQDETFMECLNNTSIPKHFKSLGKELNILDPIMPEDIYKTHLESSRGAGLTNVDSARHNLASAFVNAFANAGFGNDEMMIVEGDKGSWVWKTKDDGMLSTTASMGMLLHRDVDTGLDKIDKYTYASEDQIKAGALLSIGILNSGVRLDSDPALALLCDNENLEAKNIPMRVATIMGLGLAYAGSNKQEILDALLPIVEDVSLDMQLSAMAAVSLGLVFVGSSNHQVSEAIATTLMDEERQKQLKDKWTRFMALGLALLYFGRQEEVDVILDILKAVDHPMAKPTSVLASVCAWAGTGTVLKLQELLHICNDVIEESDEKQGEELVQSYAVLGLSLIAMGEDVGQDMILRQFGHLMHYGASNIRKAVPLAMGLISPSNPQMKVYDTLSRYSHDNDNDVAINAIFAMGLCGAGTKNSRLAQLLRQLASYYHRDQNSLFMVRIAQGLLHMGKGTMTLNPFHTDRQVLSRVSAAGLLTVLVSLIDAKQFILAEHHYLLYFLITAMYPRFLVTLDEDLQPLPVNVRVGQAVDVVGQAGRPKTITGWQTQSTPVLLSYGERAELEDEKYIPLSSTLEGLVILRKNPNWEEESSA; encoded by the exons ATGGCCAAGGAAGGCGAGCGGTCAGCTCCGGCcgacaagggcaagggcaaggttgaTGATGTCAAGGATCTTGGAGGGAGTAAAGAGAAGCCTGAGGAGAAGACACAAGGCAacgggaagaagaaggacgatgAGCCGCAGGAAG AGGAGCTCAGTGAAGAGGATCAACAGCTAAAGAGTGAACTCGAGATGCTTGTTGAAAGGTTACAG GAACCGGATACTTCGCTTTACGGACCCGCTTTGGACGCCATCAAGACTTTTATTAAAACTTCTACCTCTTCAATGACTGCAGTTCCTAAGCCTCTGAAATTCCTACGACCACACTACGATGATCTAGCGGCGCTCTATGACAAGTGGTCCGCCGGCGCAACCAAG GATTCGTTGGCGGATATGCTTTCTGTCCTCGGAATGACGTACGGGGACGAAGAGAAACTCGAAACGCTCAAATACCGACTTCTCACCAAATCGGATGACCTCGGTTCCTGGGGCCACGAATACGTCAGGCACCTGGCGTTGGAGATCGGCCAGGAATATCAGAACAGAGTAAACGACGAAAAGGAAGTAGACGATCTGATCAAACTCGCGGTTTCGCTTGTTCCATATTTCCTTAGACACAATGCAGAAGCCGATGCCGTTGATCTTATGAGCGAACTTGAGATtatagaggagattcctcAGTTCGTGGATGAGAACACATATTCAAGGGTTTGCTTGTATATGGTCAGCATGGTGCCTCTCCTTACCTACCCCGAGGACCACCAGTTCCTCCGGACGGCACACGAAATCTACGTTCGTTACAAGGAGCTCACGAAAGCTATTGTGCTCGCTATCCGCCTAAACGATGTTGACCTCATCAAGAGTGACCTTGAAGCGACGTCGGATCGGTCGCTCAAGAAACAGATGGCTTTCCTAGTTTCTAGGCAACAAATATGGCTCGATGACTTGGGCGATGACGAGCAGGACGAGACTTTCATGGAGTGTCTGAACAACACCTCGATCCCAAAGCATTTCAAGTCGCTTGGGAAGGAACTGAACATCCTCGACCCAATTATGCCGGAAGACATCTACAAAACCCACTTAGAAAGCAGCCGAGGAGCAGGCCTCACCAATGTCGACTCTGCCAGACATAATCTTGCAAGTGCCTTTGTCAATGCATTCGCAAATGCCGGTTTTGGCAACGATGAGATGATGATTGTCGAAGGTGACAAGGGTTCTTGGGTTTGGAAGACAAAGGATGATGGCATGTTGTCTACCACCGCCTCAATGGGTATGCTCCTGCACCGAGATGTCGACACTGGTTTGGACAAAATTGATAAGTACACGTACGCCTCCGAGGATCAGATCAAGGCCGGTGCTTTATTGTCTATTGGAATACTCAATTCAGGCGTGCGCCTTGATTCTGACCCCGCGTTGGCCCTTCTGTGTGACAACGAGAACTTGGAGGCAAAGAATATTCCCATGAGAGTTGCCACAATCATGGGCCTTGGTTTAGCGTACGCCGGGTCCAACAAGCAGGAAATTCTTGACGCTTTACTGCCTATCGTGGAAGATGTATCTCTCGATATGCAACTCTCCGCAATGGCGGCTGTCTCACTTGGTCTTGTCTTTGTTGGGTCATCGAATCACCAAGTCAGTGAGGCAATCGCTACCACCctcatggacgaggagcgccagaagcagcttAAGGATAAATGGACTCGCTTCATGGCTCTTGGTCTAGCGCTTTTGTACTTCGGTCGCCAGGAAGAAGTTGATGTGatcctcgacatcctcaaggctGTCGATCATCCTATGGCGAAGCCTACCTCCGTCCTCGCCTCCGTCTGTGCTTGGGCAGGTACCGGCACCGTTCTGAAGCTGCAGGAGCTTCTCCACATCTGCAACGATGTCATTGAGGAAAGTGATGAGAAGCAGGGTGAAGAGCTTGTGCAATCTTACGCCGTGCTAGGTCTGTCGTTGATTGCGATGGGAGAAGATGTTGGTCAGGATATGATTCTTCGACAGTTCGGCCATCTCATGCACTACGGCGCTAGCAACATTCGAAAGGCGGTTCCTCTTGCTATGGGTCTTATCAGCCCAAGTAACCCTCAGATGAAGGTGTACGACACTTTATCGAGGTACAGTCACGACAATGATAATGATGTTGCCATTAATGCCATTTTCGCCATGGGTCTCTGTGGTGCCGGTACGAAGAACTCGCGTTTGGCGCAACTATTGAGGCAGTTGGCCAGCTACTACCACCGCGACCAGAACTCCTTATTCATGGTGCGTATTGCTCAGGGTCTACTGCACATGGGCAAGGGCACTATGACACTAAACCCATTCCACACCGACCGCCAGGTGCTGAGCCGAGTATCGGCTGCTGGCTTGCTCACTGTTCTCGTGTCGTTGATCGATGCGAAGCAGTTCATCCTTGCTGAGCACCATTACctcctctacttcctcatcACAGCCATGTACCCGCGCTTCCTTGTCACGCTCGACGAAGACCTCCAGCCGCTTCCGGTCAACGTCCGCGTCGGACAGgctgttgatgttgttggaCAGGCTGGAAGGCCAAAGACGATCACTGGTTGGCAGACACAGAGCACCCCTGTGCTGCTTTCCTACGGTGAGCgagcagagctggaggatgagaaaTATATTCCTCTCAGTAGCACATTGGAGGGTTTGGTTATCTTGCGTAAG AACCCTAActgggaggaagaaagctCCGCCTGA
- a CDS encoding protein kinase RIO2 (transcript_id=CADANIAT00002623), with amino-acid sequence MKLDPKAIRYLTSEDFRVLAAVEQGSKNHEVVPTPLIAQISGLRGGSGVNRAISNLAKTNLIAKVKNAKYDGYRLTYGGLDYLALNAHQKQKCIYSVGNQIGVGKESDIIVVANHEGTQRILKIHRLGRISFRTVKTNRDYLRNRSTGSWMYMSRLAAIKEFAFMKALRENGFSVPEPIAQNRHTIVMSLIDAFPLRQISKVPKPALLYAELMDTIMRLARYGLIHGDFNEFNILIKEEVNPEAKGKGREGEDDDENLKLTPVIIDFPQMVSVDHPNAEMYFDRDVNCIKRYFQRKFHFVSDVPGPFFADAKKQLKKNPGKRLDVEVEASGFSRKMARELEKYMKEVGVDGDNGEADKEGAESDNEDGSGSEDDTAGQSETDTKEENSNRSLEESSQKLEQLHVS; translated from the exons ATGAAGCTTGACCCGAAGGCGATTCGCTATCTTACCTCGGAAGATTTCCGTGTGCTCGCAGCA GTCGAACAAGGTAGCAAGAACCATGAAGTTGTACCGACTCCCTTGATCGCACAGATCTCTGGTCTACGAGGCGGTAGCGGCGTCAACCGTGCCATCTCGAATTTGGCAAAGACCAACCTCATCGCGAAGGTGAAGAACGCCAAGT ATGATGGTTACCGACTTACCTATGGCGGACTCGATTACCTGGCCCTCAATGCCCATCAGAAACAAAAGTGCATTTACTCCGTCGGTAACCAGATCGGGGTCGGAAAGGAATCAGACATTATAGTCGTTGCGAACCACGAAGGGACACAACGGATTCTGAAGATCCATCGACTCGGTCGTATCTCGTTCCGAACTGTAAAGACCAACCGAGACTACCTGCGGAACCGAAGCACAGGATCATGGATGTATATGTCGCGCCTGGCCGCGATCAAGGAATTCGCCTTCATGAAAGCGCTACGGGAGAACGGCTTCTCGGTACCAGAGCCGATCGCGCAGAACAGACACACGATTGTAATGAGTTTGATCGATGCCTTTCCACTCCGACAGATTTCGAAGGTCCCAAAACCAGCCCTCCTTTACGCTGAGTTAATGGATACAATCATGCGATTGGCCCGCTATGGCCTGATTCATGGTGACTTCAACGAGTTTAACATTCTCATCAAGGAGGAAGTGAATCCGGAAGcaaaggggaaaggacgtgaaggagaagatgacgacgaaAACCTCAAATTGACCCCAGTGATCATTGATTTCCCACAAATGGTATCTGTCGACCATCCAAACGCCGAAATGTACTTTGACCGCGACGTGAACTGTATCAAGCGCTACTTTCAGCGAAAATTCCACTTCGTCAGTGATGTACCGGGACCTTTCTTCGCTGATGCCAAGAAGCAGTTAAAGAAAAATCCAGGCAAACGGCTCgatgttgaggttgaggcttCAGGTTTCTCAAGAAAAATGGCACGCGAGCTTGAGAAGTATATGAAGGAGGTTGGCGTTGATGGGGACAATGGGGAAGCTGATAAGGAAGGTGCCGAGAGTGACAATGAAGATGGTTCAGGCTCAGAAGATGACACTGCAGGTCAGAGCGAGACAGATACAAAAGAGGAAAACTCGAATCGCTCACTTGAAGAGAGTTCTCAGAAACTCGAACAGTTGCATGTGTCGTGA
- a CDS encoding mitochondrial 54S ribosomal protein uL23m (transcript_id=CADANIAT00002624) yields MVRKWSKFPKKPADWVGPSAPLSQRKQVYLPNFTVALVRTPFLPPRYASFYVPLTFNKLDMRDYLQRLYGVGVLSIRSYVEQQKVTRLRPMGRYGYGKLRRPRSRKRMTVEMKEPFVWPDAPEDMEKWEKDQFFKARKYQDKIQEAQKPDAPMKPNTEMREAYEEAAKEILSGRKTWRPTWQALGLNYDRPVLPGAAGKGPVEGSS; encoded by the exons ATGGTCCGCAAGTGGTCCAAATTCCCCAAGAAGCCCGCCGACTGGGTTGGCCCCAGCGCACCACTTTCCCAGCGCAAGCAGGTATATCT TCCAAACTTCACAGTCGCCCTTGTCCGAACACCTTTTCTCCCGCCCCGCTATGCCTCCTTCTACGTTCCCTTGaccttcaacaagctcgacATGCGCGACTACCTGCAGCGCCTGTACGGCGTCGGCGTCCTCAGCATACGCAGCTACGTCGAGCAACAAAAGGTCACACGGCTCCGACCAATGGGTCGATACGGTTACGGAAAACTACGACGTCCCCGGtcgcggaagaggatgactgttgagatgaaggagcCGTTTGTCTGGCCGGACGCGCCTGAAGATATGGAGAA GTGGGAAAAGGACCAGTTCTTCAAAGCGAGGAAGTACCAGGATAAGATCCAGGAGGCGCAGAAGCCCGATGCGCCTATGAAGCCGAATACAGAAATGCGCGAGGCATACGAGGAGGCCGCGAAGGAAATACTCTCGGGCAGGAAGACGTGGAGGCCGACGTGGCAGGCTCTCGGTTTGAATTATGATCGGCCGGTTTTGCCAGGAGCGGCGGGAAAAGGACCCGTTGAGGGGAGTTCATAG